The sequence aaaagagtaaaaAGAGTTGAAAATGCCCGTTTTATTACAATGTTGTTAAACCTTTCAGTAAGAAAACATCCATTTGGTGATCTACTCGATTTATTAGTTAaatatgatttaattaataatacagcATTCCTTGATACTCTTTTCAGTCAAGCATATCAATATAAAGCGATTTActtttttgaattgtttaGATATTATGACTCAGATTCATATGAACCATCAAtctatgaaaaaaaaatattttcggTTGACCCAGTTCCAGGAGATAAAGTACATAATCCAATAGAAgctaaaaatgaatatacaAAAGTAGCAGTTCCAAAAATTCCAAATCTTAGACAGACTGTTATACCAAATGGTTGTTTTTTccataaaaaatatatatttcaATTGTATAAAAGTAATCGCCATGAAGAtgcaattaaagaatttgacACTATTCCTGAGGAGTTAGTGTCAGTTGATGTTGTTCAAACTATGGTTTCATGTTTTATTGATTTAGGTTACATTGAGAAATCAAAATATATCATGGCTAagtattttgaaaaattctCAAAAGAACCTCTTTATAGAATTGCCGCAATGCAATTATCATTGGCAATTGGTGATCCAGAGAATGCTGCTTTAATTCTTCTTCATACTAAATATAATcgtgatcaaaaaaaagaacttgaagattcaccatcatcactaCATCTAGGTCAACAAGttattcaatcaatttttatGGAATTAGgtgaaagaaataaaatatcattcCTTAAGGAATTGGTTGACCATGGTGCTTTGAATTTCTTTCGTTTGGATAGATTCGAATcaaatgtattattattcaatgcCTACCatggtaataaaaaaatgcaaATGAAATATCTCAGCAATCTCTTAGAATCCCGTCAAAATTTTAGTGATAGTCAAATAAAATCTCAACGTTTTGCTCCACAACTTTTCtttgataaaaaaactttatctCATATTGAAGCTACTAGTAgcgaaattaaaataaattatattgatCCATCTTTGGAAGcaatattttttgataaacaacaacaacaacaacaacaacaacaacaacaacaacaacaacaacaacaacaacaacaacaacaacaacaacaacaaaaataataataataaataataaataataaataataaataataaataataaccaatcaggaaattcattaaaataaaaaaataaaaaataacgaACTCGtcaaacaaaaataataataataataatattatcattatttccagaaaaaaagatattgatatttccatctttttttttttttatttttttaattttttatttttttttacaatcatttaattttattattttaatatgaatttGGTATAGATAAATGGAAAACTCAATAATAcacaaaatgatattaaatatttaaaaaattgggaTTTACcccttttaattttttttataaatttaatatttatccatccattttttgtaaatttttttttgaagaacaaaggaatattttttttataaaaaatttttaaaatttcttttttcaattaattttttttttttttttttttttttttttttttttttttattttattaaaatttataaacttaaaaaattaataacgtAACTAAAAGAGGTCCTAgtttcactttttttaattttttttattttttttttttttatttttttttttgattactcaaaatgaaatttattgGTTATATCATTTGTGTATTTTTGGGTGCTCTATTTGTCTATAGACACACtaaattcatattaaaaataaataaaattaaatcgttggtgaaaaaaaaaaatatgaaaatatttttattttatttttttttaaattaatttttaattttatttttaattttaccccttttttcaattttttttttttcaatttttcaatttttttttatttccaaattgtttattttaacGCAACGTTATCTTTTAAAACCTTACTTTTacactatttatttattagtttttttttatttatttactctTTTCTTATAACTAAATTaatgtaaaaaatatatatttataaaaaataaaataaatttaatttgttattttttttagaaaaaaaaaaaaaaaaaaaaaaaaaaaaaaaaaaaaaaaaaaacaagaaattGGAAAATACAACATTTTGAAGAAAATACGGATACAAATACggatacaaatacaaatacaaatacgaatacaaatataaataaaaatgaatataataacacgatattaaatcaaatgaaagaaAGTATATTTCAAGATTTGAGGaataattaataacaaaCATAAAGCGACactagtggtaataataataataacaacaacaacaacaataataataataataataatggggaaaatgataaacaaccttttaatattttaacaaatcaataataataataacaccaaaaacaaattgaattattaaatgaaaaatatacaacaattattgaaaataaatttaaagagattgaaacaaaattattagataCAATAgatgaaaaaattgaaaattcaacaacaacaacaactaaaaataatactcataataataataatactaatactaataataataataataataataataataataataataataataataataataataataataataataataataataataataataataataataataataataatccattttcaacattatcagcatcattatcaaaattaaaaaggaaattaattataaataatgaagGTGATAgagaagaattaaaaaaaagattaattacAATGATTGAAAGAGAATTTCCTgctgaattaaaaaataaagaacaagaattaattgaaattgatgatagAATTAATACTGTTAAAGAAAtgttaaattcattaaataaacagCGTAATTCTACTAAATCATCAACATATCATATACCAcacactaataataataataataataataataataataataataataataataataataataataataataataataataataataataataataataataataataataataataataataataataataataataataataataaaccaaaaagAATATTTCATAAATTACAAAATGGTGAATTCGTTAAATTGGTTTGTAAATATTGCAGAAGATCAGATTTTGTGAGTGGACTtggatttttaaatcatGTTAGAATTAAACATGGTTTTAGATATTCCACTCTTGACGAAGCCGCCGAACAAATTGGTGTACCAGTTGCTGATAGCGAAATTCCAAAAGATGATCCTTCACGTGAAGGCATTgtatttagatttaaaaggGGTGCCTATTCACCAAGTATAGCTTTTGAAAGAAATAGTGAAGAAGACAATGGTACAttcgataataataataataataataataataataataataataataataataataataataataataataataataatactggCAATGAtacagataaaaaaaaaaataataatggtaatgatgcGGATGTAGATATGATCGATCTTAATGTAAATAGtaattatagtaataataaagagaCAAATGAAGAATCTTCAGGATCAAGTAGATTTTatgtaaagaaaaaaattatagttGGTAATACTTCAACTCAAATTCATCCAGATTATAGAGGTCACGATAGATCAACTCATAAATGGACTGTATATGTTAGAGGTCCTCAAAATGTTTGTACTCTCTTTTTATTgtggggaaaaaaaaaagtattgtGTATGGAAtgttaacatttttttttattttttatttttatttaaattaatataggAAGCAGATATATcatattttgtaaaaaagaTTTGGTTTTATTTACATGATAGTTTTGCACCAAATGATAAAGTAGAGGTTGTGGAGAGACCATTTAATTTGACTAGAAGGGGTTGGGGTGAATTTCCAGTTAGAATtagattattttttcatgacaaaagaaataaacctattgatattattcataatttgaaattaattcaattaccCATCCAATATAATGTACCAGTGGTGGGTGGTGAAACTACAACGGAAATTGATTTAGATAGATTGTTCTTTGATAAAAgagaaaaacaacaaaaacttgatcaattaaataataataataataataataataattctgaaaataataataataataataataataataataataataataataataatattaataataataataataataatattaataataataataatgataataataatagtagtaataataccaGCCCCAcctcaaattatttaaatgaaccTCAAAAGattgtaaataatgataaagttAGTGAAAATAGTAGTAACAATGAGGATTCTCAAAAGAAtaaagagaaagaaaaagaaaaagaaaaagaaaaagaaaaagaaaaagaaaaagaaaaagaaaaagaaaaagaaaaagaaaaagagaaagataaagataaagagaaagagaaggATAAAGAGAAGGATAAAGTTAAAGAGAGAGacaataaagaaaaagaattagaaaataatagaCCAAAAGATGACagagatagagatagagaaaaagaaagagtaagagatagagatagagacagagaaaaagaaaaagaaagagaaagagaaagggAAAGGGAAAGGGAAAGATatagagatagagatagagatagagaCAGATATAGGGATAGAGACAGAGATAGGGATAGAGACAGAGACAGAGACTGAGATAGAGACAgggaaagagaaagagaaagagaaagagaaagagaaagagaaagagaaagagaaagagaaagagaaagggAAAGAGATAGAGATAGGGAGAGAGAGGGGGAAAGGGAAAgggaaagagaaagagatagAGACAGAGATGGAAATAGGGAAAGAGATAGAGGCagagatagagatagagaaagagaaaaagaaaaagaaaaagaaaaagaaaaagaaaaagaaaaagaaaaagaaaaagaaaaagaaagaaatataACAATAGAGAACGCTGGTAATTcaactataaataatagtaataatagttcaGTTATAAATTCGCCAACAGTAGTAAAGAAGACAGTATTACCACCAAGATTAGGGGTTCACTTAAGTTCcatttctaaaaaattaaaaattaaaaaagaaatggagGCTCAACAAGTTGCAACAAttagaaaagaaagagaacgtgaaaaagaattaaaacttcaaaataacattaataataataataatgataataataataatagtaataataataataataataacaatagtaaaaCTGATAAGATTAAAGATGCTGATAGATTGGATAGATCAGtaattaatcaatcaaataaCAATCGTTCAAAAACTCAAAACGGAAGTGgagacaataataataataataataagccatttgtttttaattttgatgatAGTGATCTCTCAGATCATCCCGATTATGTCATTACAGCTAAACCAgacaatattattaatactgcTGTATCacctacaaaaaataaacatcACAATTCAAAGAgaaatgatataaataatactaCCACCATTACTACTACAGATAAGGAGAATATAACACCACAACAATCATCAGCTATTAGCGATGCACCAATTACACCACAACCCATAACTGCCGCACCATCGGAATCCCCTTTACCAATGGATTATacaataccaccaccaccatcaacaacaacaacaacaacaacaacaacaacaacaacatcatcatcaactatTGGCGATGCTCCAATTTCACCACAACCAATAGTATCAAGTAGTAGTGGTATAAATGGTGCACCaataacaccaccaccacaagtATCAAATTTGGTAAATGCTCCacaatcatcatcttcatcattatcattatcatcatcaaatataGTGAACGCACcacaatcatcattattaccaaatatAGTGAACGCAccacaatcatcatcatcatcatcatcatcatcattaaatataGTAAATGCACCAATTACACCAATCActccatcattatcatcttcatcattactattatcaccAAGTAGAATTAAGAAAAcatatgatgaaaatgaattaccATTAGGTTTTAATGATGAAAGTTTACAAAagttattatataaattggTCAAGAAATATCCGattataacaacaacaaaacaaattaatacaaAATCATCTTATAGAGCATCAACAACTAGAGACAATTGGCTAAAATGGACATATGGTAAACAAAAGTTAACTGAATATCGTAGAtctaaaaaaattagaaactatattaaaagaaaaactcAAAAAGACGTTTCATTAATATCCATCATGAATTGGTGCAGATTAAATGGTTTTACACCTTTAACTACTCATCAAGaatcattttataatttaattgatccttttaaaaataaaacttctgataattttataaccactaccaataataacaacaataataataataataataataacactgataccactacaacaactactaccaccaccactgcTAATAATGGAAAACacaatgatgataataatactacttCTACAAATAATTCCCCTAATACAACTGTAACTTCAActattaatgataatgtcATTGGAAATAATGACAGTGGTATGTCTGACACACCAACTTCATTACATGAAACCACCACTACAACCACTGTTTCAACACCTCCAATTGagacaccaacaccaataacaaaatcaatatcaGTTATCAcaccaatatcaacaacaacaacaacaccaacaccaacaacaccaacaccaacaccaacaccaacaacaccaacaacaccaacaacaacaccaacaccaacaacaccaacaccaacaacaataacaacagcagcagcaccaacaccaacaacaccaataaCAGCACCAATAACAGCACCAACATTATTACCACAAACTCAAGAACAGTCTAAGGATTTTTCGAATTCagcaccaaataataataataataataataataataataataataataataataataataataataataataataataataataataataataataataataataatgaaagtaAAAATCATGATGGTAATGAAAATATGGTATTTGAGGAAAGTTATACAGATAGTGCACTTgctgatgaaattgatagcGTTTTGAATGGTTTGGTTTCaggtgatgataataatagtggtcaaaatgaaaatgttgaAAGTAATTTGAAtggtaatgaaaataaaaagattcatcatgaagatgaagatgaccatgttttattaaatcatcgTAGTCAAAATAATGTAAAAGTGGATAATTCATCAGTAGCAACAACAGAAgcaaaatcaacaataacaacatcatcattggTTACTTCTCCAccgccaccaccaccaacaacaaaaacagcaacagcaacaaataCGAcgacaacaaataatataatcaCGCAATCACCATCAATCAATTCCATGCCAAATGACCATCCAATgtttgatattgaaaatacatttcaacaacatcatcatcatcatgatTTAATTACACCAATGGAAAGTATTAGATCAGGTTTATCTTCAATTATTGAACAACATCATTTAATATCAACTTCACTTCCAATCATCGATGGCTTTGTAACACCTTCTTcaac comes from Dictyostelium discoideum AX4 chromosome 2 chromosome, whole genome shotgun sequence and encodes:
- a CDS encoding YEATS family protein — encoded protein: MKEKIETKLLDTIDEKIENSTTTTTKNNTHNNNNTNTNNNNNNNNNNNNNNNNNNNNNNNNNNNNNNNNNNNPFSTLSASLSKLKRKLIINNEGDREELKKRLITMIEREFPAELKNKEQELIEIDDRINTVKEMLNSLNKQRNSTKSSTYHIPHTNNNNNNNNNNNNNNNNNNNNNNNNNNNNNNNNNNNNNNNNNNNNNNKPKRIFHKLQNGEFVKLVCKYCRRSDFVSGLGFLNHVRIKHGFRYSTLDEAAEQIGVPVADSEIPKDDPSREGIVFRFKRGAYSPSIAFERNSEEDNGTFDNNNNNNNNNNNNNNNNNNNNNNNNTGNDTDKKKNNNGNDADVDMIDLNVNSNYSNNKETNEESSGSSRFYVKKKIIVGNTSTQIHPDYRGHDRSTHKWTVYVRGPQNEADISYFVKKIWFYLHDSFAPNDKVEVVERPFNLTRRGWGEFPVRIRLFFHDKRNKPIDIIHNLKLIQLPIQYNVPVVGGETTTEIDLDRLFFDKREKQQKLDQLNNNNNNNNNSENNNNNNNNNNNNNNNNINNNNNNNINNNNNDNNNSSNNTSPTSNYLNEPQKIVNNDKVSENSSNNEDSQKNKEKEKEKEKEKEKEKEKEKEKEKEKEKEKDKDKEKEKDKEKDKVKERDNKEKELENNRPKDDRDRDREKERVRDRDRDREKEKERERERERERERYRDRDRDRDRYRDRDRDRDRDRDRD
- a CDS encoding hypothetical protein (Similar to Staphylococcus epidermidis ATCC 12228. streptococcal hemagglutinin protein), with protein sequence MEAQQVATIRKEREREKELKLQNNINNNNNDNNNNSNNNNNNNNSKTDKIKDADRLDRSVINQSNNNRSKTQNGSGDNNNNNNKPFVFNFDDSDLSDHPDYVITAKPDNIINTAVSPTKNKHHNSKRNDINNTTTITTTDKENITPQQSSAISDAPITPQPITAAPSESPLPMDYTIPPPPSTTTTTTTTTTTTSSSTIGDAPISPQPIVSSSSGINGAPITPPPQVSNLVNAPQSSSSSLSLSSSNIVNAPQSSLLPNIVNAPQSSSSSSSSSLNIVNAPITPITPSLSSSSLLLSPSRIKKTYDENELPLGFNDESLQKLLYKLVKKYPIITTTKQINTKSSYRASTTRDNWLKWTYGKQKLTEYRRSKKIRNYIKRKTQKDVSLISIMNWCRLNGFTPLTTHQESFYNLIDPFKNKTSDNFITTTNNNNNNNNNNNNTDTTTTTTTTTTANNGKHNDDNNTTSTNNSPNTTVTSTINDNVIGNNDSGMSDTPTSLHETTTTTTVSTPPIETPTPITKSISVITPISTTTTTPTPTTPTPTPTPTTPTTPTTTPTPTTPTPTTITTAAAPTPTTPITAPITAPTLLPQTQEQSKDFSNSAPNNNNNNNNNNNNNNNNNNNNNNNNNNNNNNNNNESKNHDGNENMVFEESYTDSALADEIDSVLNGLVSGDDNNSGQNENVESNLNGNENKKIHHEDEDDHVLLNHRSQNNVKVDNSSVATTEAKSTITTSSLVTSPPPPPPTTKTATATNTTTTNNIITQSPSINSMPNDHPMFDIENTFQQHHHHHDLITPMESIRSGLSSIIEQHHLISTSLPIIDGFVTPSSTIPTIKVSNNNSINNNGGSTNDISPQTSNSQLLSTPISPKPLQSLPTLPNIEKQQQQQQQQQQQQQQQQQQQQQQQQQQQQQQQQQQQQQQQQQQQKQQQQQKENQQESPLSPNIETPQSPSLSTEMIIEEGDGDNEMETESMGTTDAPSSQQYPNIFSNLVDPTMQPVLQSPSYSSLLPTIITVAPIYGSSNSTSKKYSTDTSTSESESSSSTTTSSLSSSSSTNVNSNKKIRGKYRTRKIREMERQLQQQLLSSSNTTSSIGSGDQLLPTTTTATTTTITTTTTSSTGDNNDNDNNNTADQEFNYDFPLIETSLCPFTPERVNEKLLNSTNGKVNNNTSTTLNNNNGQLVPIILPMTKKTPTLFCKYCGSGHHPDSFEMKQKACSIQYKGVSYTTIISSFPQIVITYPPNFDPESKMPNPNSISPIKYISNRTISQPFKAETLPIDWIQLVMKSIGIPRLKDSSCSFDAEEIIYQASILFMRNLIGETFQVYQEERDKEPKEDCVIKLMVPAHLHTAIKNTPLFNFISNIALYRD